A single genomic interval of Microbacterium hydrocarbonoxydans harbors:
- a CDS encoding motility protein A, protein MDPAFVIGVVLAFGALVAMITMEGASFEALLIPAPMILVLGSTIGVGIASHTLRDTIQAVKSLGRMVRGPQSTPEAVIPFLVGYAEKARGEGLLALEQELDDAPDPFTRKALQALADGTDAEDLRTVMDDEIVATSSRNRVASKFFGSLGGYAPTIGIVGTVVSLTHVLEKLDEPDHLGPMIAAAFVATLWGLLSANFIWNPIAGRLGRIAAVETERMTLVSEGMLAIQAGSAPHLLQERLEAMSGAAPAAKKQKKDAEPAEGAR, encoded by the coding sequence GTGGATCCCGCATTCGTCATCGGCGTCGTCCTCGCGTTCGGCGCCCTCGTCGCCATGATCACGATGGAGGGTGCGAGCTTCGAGGCGCTGCTCATCCCCGCACCGATGATCCTCGTGCTCGGCTCGACGATCGGCGTGGGGATCGCGAGCCACACCCTGCGTGACACGATCCAGGCGGTGAAGAGTCTCGGGCGCATGGTCAGAGGACCCCAGAGTACTCCGGAGGCGGTGATCCCGTTCCTCGTCGGCTACGCGGAGAAGGCGCGCGGCGAGGGGCTCCTGGCGCTCGAGCAGGAGCTCGACGACGCACCGGACCCGTTCACCAGGAAGGCCCTGCAGGCTCTCGCCGACGGCACGGATGCCGAGGACCTGCGGACGGTGATGGACGACGAGATCGTCGCCACGTCGTCGCGCAACCGCGTGGCCTCCAAGTTCTTCGGATCGCTGGGCGGCTACGCGCCCACGATCGGCATCGTCGGCACGGTCGTGTCGCTGACGCACGTGCTGGAGAAGCTGGACGAACCGGATCACCTCGGACCCATGATCGCCGCGGCCTTCGTCGCGACACTCTGGGGGCTGCTCTCGGCCAACTTCATCTGGAATCCCATCGCCGGCCGGCTCGGCCGCATCGCCGCTGTGGAGACCGAGCGTATGACGCTCGTCTCCGAGGGCATGCTCGCGATCCAGGCCGGCAGCGCGCCGCACCTGCTGCAGGAGCGGCTGGAGGCGATGTCCGGCGCGGCGCCCGCGGCGAAGAAGCAGAAGAAGGATGCAGAGCCGGCAGAGGGCGCACGGTGA
- a CDS encoding flagellar FliJ family protein, translating to MTFPLAGLLRVRGAQERVAAEQLSRASAERVDAETATQHAVSSLADISAQVDDPSTLMAMAAARAAGRSTLSDLQALVEMRRRSESEAKSAHVDARRELKGLERLESTHRAEAAKSELAAEQSALDEIAVVRSSRREGSAA from the coding sequence ATGACCTTCCCCTTGGCTGGCCTGCTGCGTGTGCGCGGTGCCCAGGAACGCGTCGCCGCAGAGCAGCTGTCGCGGGCGAGTGCAGAGCGCGTCGACGCCGAGACGGCGACGCAGCACGCCGTCAGCAGCCTCGCCGACATCAGCGCGCAGGTCGACGACCCGAGCACGCTCATGGCGATGGCGGCCGCGAGGGCTGCCGGCCGCAGCACGCTCAGCGATCTGCAGGCGCTCGTGGAGATGAGACGCAGAAGCGAGTCGGAGGCGAAATCGGCCCATGTGGACGCTCGCCGCGAGCTCAAGGGGCTGGAGCGGCTGGAGTCGACGCACCGCGCGGAGGCGGCGAAGTCGGAGCTGGCGGCGGAGCAGAGCGCCCTCGACGAGATCGCCGTGGTGCGCAGCTCTCGCCGCGAGGGGAGTGCAGCATGA
- a CDS encoding flagellar hook-basal body complex protein, producing the protein MTVDAVSAPSSIYTGSTSDPAARKQVLDGEVFLKLLVTQLTHQDPSSPMDTNEMISQTTQLAMMEQLTTLADNGAEAFALNMRQAASALIGQEASYKDADGKTVSGVVTKVSFDGPIPQVTIGQKTIALDAITGLASPTTPRFPRPQPDPRSTQEERIPMLRSLYSGISGLRSHQTMLDVTGNNIANVNTAGFKGSSVLFQDSLSQLIGNPGIPDDEVGGRNPAQVGLGVQVAGVRTNFAQGSAQATGRGGDLMISGDGFFAVRSGGETLYTRAGGFSFDPTGKMVTADGAVVQGWSAQNGVVNTGQATGNIVLPLDAVSPAKATTTATVTGNLPSTAATGDELVRDVTVYDAQGTPSTLSLTFTKTATGWNVTEPVSGATGALAFTDGKQAGAGLTLTAGTVSVDLGSVTGYANMSTVAVSEQNGSAAGSLKSYSITGDGSIVGTFSNGATQTLGKIAMATFANPEGLEKAGGTAYRVSVNSGAARMGEPGQAGFGNLVSGALEMSNVDLSQEFTNLIVAQRGFQANARIITTSDEVLQELTQLKR; encoded by the coding sequence ATGACCGTCGACGCCGTGAGCGCACCCAGCTCGATCTACACCGGAAGCACCAGCGACCCGGCCGCCCGCAAGCAGGTGCTCGATGGCGAGGTGTTCCTGAAGCTCCTCGTCACGCAGCTGACCCACCAGGATCCCTCGAGCCCGATGGACACCAACGAGATGATCTCGCAGACGACCCAGCTCGCGATGATGGAGCAGCTGACGACCCTCGCCGACAACGGCGCCGAGGCCTTCGCCCTCAATATGCGCCAGGCGGCGAGCGCCCTCATCGGCCAGGAGGCGAGCTACAAGGACGCCGACGGCAAGACGGTGTCCGGCGTCGTCACGAAGGTGTCGTTCGACGGGCCGATCCCGCAGGTGACGATCGGCCAGAAGACCATCGCACTGGATGCCATCACCGGCCTCGCCTCCCCGACCACCCCGCGGTTCCCCAGACCGCAGCCTGACCCCCGTTCCACCCAGGAAGAGAGAATCCCCATGCTTCGCTCGCTCTACTCCGGCATCTCCGGACTCCGCTCGCACCAGACCATGCTCGATGTCACGGGCAACAACATCGCCAACGTCAACACGGCCGGCTTCAAGGGCTCGTCCGTGCTGTTCCAGGACTCTCTGTCGCAGCTCATCGGCAATCCTGGCATCCCCGACGACGAGGTCGGCGGCCGCAACCCCGCCCAGGTCGGTCTCGGCGTGCAGGTCGCCGGCGTGCGCACCAACTTCGCACAGGGCTCGGCGCAGGCGACCGGCCGCGGTGGGGATCTGATGATCTCCGGCGACGGCTTCTTCGCGGTCCGCTCCGGCGGCGAGACCCTGTACACCCGTGCCGGAGGGTTCTCGTTCGACCCCACCGGCAAGATGGTCACCGCCGACGGCGCGGTCGTCCAGGGCTGGTCGGCGCAGAACGGCGTGGTCAACACCGGGCAGGCGACGGGCAACATCGTGCTGCCGCTCGATGCCGTCTCGCCGGCGAAGGCGACCACGACGGCGACCGTCACCGGCAACCTGCCGTCGACGGCGGCGACCGGAGACGAGCTGGTCCGCGATGTGACCGTGTACGACGCGCAGGGCACCCCCTCGACGCTCAGCCTCACGTTCACGAAGACCGCGACCGGGTGGAACGTCACGGAGCCGGTCAGCGGCGCGACCGGCGCTCTCGCGTTCACCGACGGCAAGCAGGCCGGCGCTGGGCTCACCCTCACGGCCGGCACGGTCAGCGTCGACCTCGGCTCCGTCACCGGCTACGCCAACATGTCGACCGTGGCTGTGTCGGAACAGAACGGCTCGGCGGCCGGGTCGCTGAAGTCGTACAGCATCACGGGCGACGGGTCGATCGTCGGCACGTTCAGCAACGGCGCGACCCAGACGCTCGGCAAGATCGCGATGGCGACCTTCGCCAACCCCGAAGGTCTCGAGAAGGCGGGCGGCACGGCCTACCGCGTGTCGGTGAACTCCGGCGCCGCTCGTATGGGAGAGCCGGGACAGGCCGGATTCGGCAACCTCGTCTCCGGTGCTCTGGAGATGAGCAACGTCGACCTCTCGCAGGAGTTCACCAATCTGATCGTCGCGCAGCGCGGCTTCCAGGCGAACGCCCGCATCATCACCACCAGCGACGAGGTGCTGCAGGAGCTGACCCAGCTGAAGCGCTGA
- a CDS encoding FliI/YscN family ATPase, with protein sequence MTAATAVTTSWRRALDAARPERTGTVKAVRGLGIEVLGLDAAVGDRVRIDAAKGRTVDAEIVAVDGASARCMPLGRLDGITARARVRHGGAPLQVPIGPALLGRVLDGLGRPIDGKGPLGANTAFVSLDHDAPSIMDRRRIDEQLGLGVRVLDTMTPVGTGQRLGLFAGSGVGKSSLMSMIARGSAADVTVIALVGERGREVREFLEDDLGPEGLARSVVVVATSDQPAMARLRSAFVATRIAEGFRDDGRDVVLMMDSLTRVAMAQREIGLSAGEPPATRGYPPSTFSVLARLLERAGTGTTGSITGLYTVLVDGDDHNEPIADAARGILDGHVVLDRALAIRGHFPAVDVLGSVSRVVSKITTPEQRGHAVTLRSVLAARRSANDLIDIGAYRHGANPLVDAALAHDESISRFLTQRMDDLTASDDSWQQLAALITDFGGLTP encoded by the coding sequence ATGACGGCAGCGACAGCGGTGACGACGTCGTGGCGGCGGGCCCTCGATGCCGCACGCCCCGAGCGCACGGGCACGGTCAAGGCTGTTCGCGGTCTGGGAATCGAAGTGCTCGGCCTCGATGCGGCGGTCGGTGACCGGGTACGCATCGACGCCGCAAAGGGCCGCACGGTCGACGCGGAGATCGTCGCGGTCGACGGTGCGTCCGCCCGGTGCATGCCGCTCGGTCGGCTCGACGGGATCACCGCCAGAGCGCGCGTGCGGCACGGCGGAGCACCGCTGCAGGTGCCGATCGGTCCCGCGCTCCTCGGTCGGGTGCTGGACGGGCTCGGCCGGCCTATCGACGGCAAGGGGCCGCTCGGCGCGAACACGGCCTTCGTCTCGCTGGACCACGATGCGCCGAGCATCATGGACCGCCGCCGCATCGACGAGCAGCTCGGTCTCGGGGTCCGGGTGCTCGACACGATGACGCCCGTCGGCACGGGCCAGCGTCTCGGCCTCTTCGCCGGCTCCGGCGTCGGCAAGTCCTCGCTCATGTCGATGATCGCCCGCGGGTCGGCGGCCGACGTCACCGTGATCGCCCTCGTGGGGGAGCGCGGCCGCGAGGTGCGGGAGTTCCTCGAGGACGACCTCGGTCCCGAGGGCCTCGCGCGCTCCGTGGTGGTCGTCGCCACCTCGGATCAGCCGGCGATGGCACGTCTGCGTTCTGCGTTCGTCGCCACGCGGATCGCCGAGGGGTTCAGAGACGACGGGCGCGACGTCGTCCTGATGATGGACTCGCTGACCCGCGTGGCCATGGCGCAGCGCGAGATCGGCCTGAGTGCCGGTGAGCCGCCGGCGACCCGAGGGTACCCGCCGTCGACGTTCTCCGTCCTCGCTCGACTGCTCGAGCGGGCGGGCACCGGGACCACCGGGTCGATCACCGGTCTCTACACGGTGCTGGTCGACGGAGACGACCACAACGAGCCGATCGCCGACGCTGCGCGCGGCATCCTCGACGGCCACGTCGTGCTCGACCGCGCGCTGGCGATCCGCGGTCATTTCCCGGCCGTCGACGTCCTCGGCTCCGTGTCCCGCGTCGTGTCGAAGATCACCACGCCGGAGCAGCGCGGGCACGCGGTGACGCTGCGCAGCGTCCTGGCGGCCCGTCGCAGTGCGAACGACCTGATCGACATCGGCGCCTACCGCCACGGGGCCAACCCGCTGGTCGACGCCGCGCTCGCTCATGACGAGAGCATCTCGCGGTTCCTCACTCAGCGGATGGACGATCTCACGGCATCCGACGACTCCTGGCAGCAGCTCGCCGCCCTCATCACCGACTTCGGAGGACTCACCCCATGA
- a CDS encoding flagellar hook-length control protein FliK, whose amino-acid sequence MSAVSLVGAMLGAAADGETGSRPVADTGSSFGDALLVAGRELDASEGRGRPEGDADSAADGERPGVTPTPAESHTDAGAMGAALLQLAAQATGAMPGPGASTPGAGVDDDGAMPVPSSGGTALAGSVSNSGAAAQLAPLGAESAVSISTPSTASPSAQAAEAGASATTGAAAVTRPGRASESPTPGAPSASTPAPAPGVTVEAAAGPVGSAPTPGRASTDGSAQAALTPPPVLGAAAAAPTAVEASDDGVTSRDAGEPIPQTTGASASGPVVATASAPPVAPAAGAGASAPVARAVAAQVAPVVVSIAQRPSGTHQLTMTVNPDSLGPVTVRAHISAAGEVRVELSGATDAGRDALRTILTDLRRDLAAVMPHATLSVGGAADASGDRGGQSGAGSAAADQSGTREGSARDGGAREGGDRGRSALRTDGDLDPSASRLIQTTPHAGLGAGLDIFA is encoded by the coding sequence ATGAGCGCGGTGAGCCTGGTGGGTGCGATGCTCGGCGCTGCCGCCGACGGAGAGACAGGAAGCCGTCCGGTCGCGGACACCGGATCGTCGTTCGGCGATGCGCTGCTCGTCGCCGGCCGCGAGCTCGATGCATCGGAGGGCCGGGGTCGACCAGAGGGCGACGCTGATTCCGCTGCGGACGGTGAGCGGCCGGGCGTGACCCCGACGCCCGCGGAATCGCACACGGATGCCGGGGCGATGGGTGCGGCGCTCCTGCAGCTCGCGGCTCAGGCCACGGGCGCGATGCCGGGTCCGGGTGCGTCCACGCCGGGCGCCGGCGTGGACGACGACGGTGCCATGCCGGTCCCGTCGTCGGGCGGGACGGCCCTGGCCGGGTCGGTGTCGAACAGCGGTGCTGCCGCGCAGCTGGCGCCCCTCGGAGCCGAGTCCGCGGTATCGATCAGCACGCCGAGCACCGCGTCGCCGAGCGCTCAAGCAGCGGAAGCGGGCGCGAGTGCGACGACGGGCGCGGCAGCGGTCACCCGGCCCGGCCGGGCATCGGAGTCGCCGACGCCGGGCGCACCCTCCGCGTCGACGCCAGCTCCAGCTCCGGGAGTCACGGTGGAGGCGGCGGCAGGGCCGGTCGGCTCCGCCCCGACGCCGGGGCGAGCGTCGACGGACGGCAGCGCGCAGGCAGCTTTGACGCCTCCGCCCGTCCTCGGTGCGGCCGCTGCCGCGCCGACCGCAGTGGAGGCATCCGACGACGGCGTGACGTCGCGCGATGCAGGGGAGCCGATTCCGCAGACCACCGGGGCGTCGGCATCGGGGCCTGTCGTGGCGACGGCATCCGCCCCACCCGTGGCTCCTGCGGCGGGCGCAGGCGCTTCCGCTCCCGTCGCCCGGGCCGTCGCGGCGCAGGTGGCGCCTGTCGTGGTGAGCATCGCGCAGCGGCCGAGCGGCACCCATCAGCTCACGATGACGGTGAACCCCGACAGCCTCGGGCCGGTCACCGTCCGCGCGCACATCAGCGCGGCCGGCGAGGTGCGGGTCGAGCTGAGCGGTGCGACGGATGCGGGCCGCGATGCCCTGCGCACGATCCTCACCGACCTGCGCCGAGACCTGGCCGCGGTGATGCCGCACGCCACGCTCAGCGTCGGGGGCGCGGCCGATGCCTCCGGCGATCGCGGCGGCCAGTCCGGTGCCGGCTCGGCGGCGGCCGACCAGAGCGGCACTCGTGAGGGGAGTGCTCGCGACGGCGGGGCGCGCGAGGGCGGCGACCGTGGCCGATCCGCGCTGCGCACCGACGGCGACCTCGATCCCAGCGCTTCCCGCCTCATCCAGACCACACCCCACGCCGGCCTCGGCGCGGGCCTCGACATCTTCGCCTGA
- a CDS encoding flagellar motor switch protein FliM, which translates to MTAAAVLEDSAVRYAEYDFSRPAQLGRESTRHLEAAFESFARLWSSQLTAKVRVRAHLTLESVDLVSYEEYSATLPGTTAMVAGSFADREEPCVVQFGLDSALLWVVQMMGGRSTSLPAARTFTPIELALVRNLMEGTFEHLHASLDALLPGAPRFSAVHYNPQYMQVIAATTAVIVARYTMRLGDSETVATVMLPASTVVDRLAATGSDAGAAHTAEQTLEQVRSTPLELTLRLAPLTIGTGEILDLAPGDLLRLPHPETRPYELVAGRTQIGLATPGSRGSRLTCKITTTPEETH; encoded by the coding sequence ATGACCGCAGCCGCCGTGCTCGAGGACTCCGCTGTTCGGTACGCCGAGTACGACTTCAGTCGCCCGGCGCAGCTCGGGCGGGAGAGCACGAGGCACCTGGAGGCGGCGTTCGAGTCGTTCGCCCGCCTGTGGTCGTCCCAGCTCACCGCGAAGGTCAGGGTGCGAGCGCACCTGACCCTCGAGAGCGTCGACCTCGTCTCATACGAGGAGTACTCCGCGACCCTGCCGGGCACCACGGCGATGGTGGCGGGGTCGTTCGCCGACCGCGAGGAGCCGTGCGTCGTGCAGTTCGGGCTCGACAGCGCGCTGCTCTGGGTCGTGCAGATGATGGGCGGGCGCAGCACGTCGCTGCCCGCGGCGCGCACGTTCACGCCGATCGAGCTCGCCCTCGTGCGCAACCTCATGGAGGGCACCTTCGAGCACCTGCACGCGAGCCTCGACGCGCTGCTGCCCGGAGCTCCGCGATTCAGCGCGGTGCACTACAACCCCCAGTACATGCAGGTGATCGCGGCGACGACCGCCGTGATCGTCGCCCGGTACACGATGCGGCTGGGGGACTCCGAGACGGTCGCGACCGTCATGCTGCCCGCCTCGACGGTGGTCGATCGACTCGCCGCGACCGGATCGGACGCGGGCGCGGCACACACCGCGGAGCAGACGCTGGAACAGGTGCGGTCGACACCGCTGGAGCTCACGCTGCGGCTCGCGCCGCTCACGATCGGCACCGGGGAGATCCTCGATCTGGCCCCGGGGGACCTGCTGCGTCTGCCGCATCCGGAGACCAGACCATACGAGCTCGTGGCAGGCCGGACCCAGATCGGCCTCGCCACCCCGGGCAGCAGGGGCTCGCGCCTCACCTGCAAG
- a CDS encoding OmpA/MotB family protein has protein sequence MSTARRARGRGHEEDSHDEPDERWAVSYADMVTVLMCLFIVLFAVSNVDKTKFEMLANSLATGFGQESTEGGADTAEGMIVPPELQDDDGVVDLAARAQAEYESLEELRDRMSAALATQGLQNTVEFVIDDRGLQVGLVGAETFFADNSTDLSRKADAVLDAIGDVLVTVDNQVSVEGHADHRHSAAPFPTNWELSGGRATQVARFLVEHEGVGGPRVKATAFSDTRPIVRGDSPQALASNRRVDIVVESTEEEQVRALIPALAAAAKN, from the coding sequence GTGAGCACCGCCCGTCGAGCGCGAGGTCGTGGTCACGAGGAGGACTCGCACGACGAGCCGGACGAGCGCTGGGCCGTCTCCTACGCCGACATGGTCACCGTGCTGATGTGCCTGTTCATCGTGCTGTTCGCCGTCTCGAACGTCGACAAGACGAAATTCGAGATGCTGGCCAACAGCCTCGCCACCGGATTCGGGCAGGAGAGCACCGAGGGTGGCGCCGATACGGCGGAGGGAATGATCGTGCCCCCGGAGCTGCAGGACGACGACGGCGTGGTCGACCTGGCCGCTCGCGCGCAGGCCGAATACGAGTCGCTGGAGGAGCTGCGCGATCGGATGAGCGCCGCTCTCGCCACACAAGGCCTGCAGAACACGGTCGAGTTCGTGATCGACGACCGCGGACTGCAGGTCGGCCTCGTGGGTGCCGAGACGTTCTTCGCCGACAACAGCACCGATCTCTCGCGCAAGGCGGATGCGGTGCTCGACGCGATCGGCGACGTGCTGGTCACGGTCGACAACCAGGTGAGCGTCGAGGGGCATGCCGATCATCGCCATTCCGCCGCCCCGTTCCCGACGAATTGGGAGCTGTCGGGCGGTCGCGCCACCCAGGTCGCCCGCTTCCTCGTCGAGCATGAGGGCGTCGGCGGGCCGCGGGTCAAGGCCACGGCCTTCTCCGACACCCGACCGATCGTGCGCGGCGACAGTCCTCAGGCGCTCGCCAGCAACAGGCGTGTCGACATCGTCGTCGAGTCCACCGAAGAAGAGCAGGTGCGCGCGCTGATCCCCGCACTCGCCGCCGCAGCGAAGAACTGA
- a CDS encoding flagellar FlbD family protein yields MIIVTRLDRTRFAVNPDLIERIHASPDTTLHMVDGHVYVIEESLDGVIDLVVAYRARVLDAAHALTTQTGA; encoded by the coding sequence ATGATCATCGTGACCCGCCTCGACCGCACCCGGTTCGCGGTGAACCCCGATCTGATCGAGCGGATCCACGCGTCGCCGGACACCACCCTGCACATGGTCGACGGGCATGTCTACGTGATCGAGGAGTCGCTCGACGGTGTCATCGACCTCGTCGTCGCCTACCGGGCCCGTGTCCTCGACGCAGCGCACGCACTCACGACGCAGACGGGAGCCTGA